A window of Candidatus Pantoea floridensis contains these coding sequences:
- a CDS encoding YmiA family putative membrane protein: protein MNTRITVQPDFRTKSTKVERSGNTRRKAWLTVFAASALFWVVVALMIWRMWG, encoded by the coding sequence ATGAACACGAGAATAACTGTACAGCCGGATTTCCGGACTAAAAGCACCAAAGTTGAGCGTTCTGGTAACACTCGTCGCAAGGCTTGGTTGACTGTCTTCGCTGCTTCAGCACTGTTCTGGGTAGTGGTGGCATTAATGATTTGGCGTATGTGGGGTTAA
- the cysB gene encoding HTH-type transcriptional regulator CysB, producing MKLQQLRYIVEVVNHNLNVSSTAEGLYTSQPGISKQVRMLEDELGVQIFARSGKHLTQVTPAGEEIIRIAREVLSKVDAIKSVAGEHTWPDKGSLYVATTHTQARYALPGVIKGFIERYPRVSLHMHQGSPTQIAEAVSKGNADFAIATEALHLYDDLIMLPCYHWNRAIVVTPDHPLAGKSNVTIEELADFPLVTYTFGFTGRSELDTAFNRAGLTPRIVFTATDADVIKTYVRLGLGVGVIASMAVDPIADPDLVRIEASEIFTNSTTKIGFRRSTFLRSYMYDFIQRFAPHLTRDVVDAAVALRSNEDIEAMFRDIKLPFK from the coding sequence ATGAAATTGCAGCAGTTGCGTTACATCGTCGAAGTGGTCAATCACAATCTTAATGTCTCATCGACCGCCGAAGGCTTATACACTTCGCAACCCGGCATCAGCAAGCAGGTACGCATGCTGGAAGATGAGCTCGGCGTGCAGATTTTTGCTCGCAGTGGTAAACATCTGACTCAGGTCACGCCAGCGGGTGAAGAGATTATTCGTATTGCGCGTGAAGTCTTATCGAAGGTGGATGCGATTAAATCTGTCGCCGGTGAACATACCTGGCCAGATAAGGGATCGCTCTATGTCGCGACGACGCACACACAAGCACGCTATGCGCTTCCTGGCGTGATTAAGGGTTTCATTGAACGCTATCCACGCGTCTCGCTGCATATGCACCAAGGCTCGCCGACACAAATTGCTGAAGCGGTTTCCAAGGGGAATGCGGATTTTGCTATTGCCACTGAAGCACTGCATCTGTATGACGATTTGATTATGCTGCCTTGCTATCACTGGAATCGCGCCATCGTTGTGACGCCCGATCATCCGCTTGCGGGCAAATCAAATGTGACGATTGAAGAGTTGGCAGATTTTCCTTTAGTCACTTACACCTTCGGTTTTACCGGGCGTTCAGAGCTGGACACTGCATTCAACCGAGCAGGATTGACGCCACGCATCGTATTTACCGCTACCGATGCGGATGTGATTAAGACCTACGTGCGTTTAGGCTTAGGTGTGGGGGTTATCGCTAGCATGGCAGTAGACCCCATTGCCGATCCGGATTTGGTGCGTATAGAAGCTTCAGAGATCTTTACCAATAGCACGACTAAAATTGGCTTCAGACGCAGCACTTTTCTGCGTAGCTATATGTATGATTTTATTCAACGTTTCGCACCTCATCTTACGCGTGATGTGGTGGATGCTGCGGTAGCACTGCGTTCTAATGAAGATATTGAAGCGATGTTCCGCGATATCAAATTACCTTTCAAATAA